One segment of Ipomoea triloba cultivar NCNSP0323 chromosome 12, ASM357664v1 DNA contains the following:
- the LOC115999691 gene encoding pentatricopeptide repeat-containing protein At3g26540-like isoform X1 — MGANKASILNRLLNVKIVTTNRIEPPRQAEVKALTTTITKHLRSGSLGKAVSVLFAAPFPFPTALYAHLFRTCASNKAAVEVRKVESHLVTFSPNPPLFLLNRAIEAYGKCTCLRDAQDLFDELPQRDGGSWNAMITAYSQNGYAESVLGMFLCMRKSGVSANEITFASVLVSCASLLNVWILRQVHALIVKFGFSGNAILETSLVDVYGKCKEMDDARRMFDEIENPNNVSWNVIIRRYLDMGVGKDVVSLFSELVRANVVPLTFTVSNALVACLAIGGLTEGLQIHGFSIKINAEMDKVVSNSLIDLYRKFGDLVSARRIFDLICSKDLIHWTSMLSGYAMNGKTREARDLFNEMPEKTVISWNAMLAGYVHNSEWDEALQLIFLMCKQTRDIDHVTLGLVLNVSSALSDIGLAKQVHGFMYRHELHSNLFVANALLDMYGKCGYLRWTRVWFREMSRWRDAISWNALLTSYKSHRMGETAIVNFSDMLGGTIPSKYTFGTLLAACANTSALKLGKQIHGYIIRNDYEMDIVINGALVNMYSKCGCVGYALDIFAATPQKDLVLWNSLMLGCYHNRRSDYVFELFELMKEKGIRPDSTTFQAIFRVCIREGHVQLGRQYFDLMSDKYWITPRLEHYESMIELFGRHGYFDELEDFIKKLPISPTIQMLERVVHFCREQRKLKLGSWAINQLKQLSL; from the coding sequence ATGGGCGCAAACAAGGCCTCAATCTTGAATCGTCTTCTCAACGTTAAGATCGTTACCACTAATCGCATTGAACCACCGCGACAGGCTGAAGTTAAAGCGTTAACCACCACAATCACCAAACACCTCCGCTCTGGCAGTCTTGGAAAGGCCGTCTCCGTCCTCTTTGCTGCCCCATTCCCCTTTCCGACCGCTCTCTACGCTCATCTCTTCAGAACTTGTGCCTCAAACAAAGCCGCTGTCGAGGTCCGGAAAGTGGAGTCCCACTTGGTCACCTTTTCCCCAAACCCGCCACTGTTTTTGCTCAATAGAGCTATTGAAGCTTACGGAAAATGCACCTGCTTGAGGGATGCCCAAGACTTGTTTGATGAATTGCCTCAACGAGACGGCGGGTCTTGGAATGCGATGATTACTGCTTATTCGCAAAATGGGTATGCCGAGAGCGTGTTGGGAATGTTTCTGTGCATGCGTAAGTCAGGGGTTTCTGCTAATGAGATCACATTTGCAAGTGTTCTTGTGTCCTGTGCTTCTCTCTTGAATGTTTGGATTTTGAGACAAGTGCATGCTCTCATTGTGAAGTTTGGCTTCTCTGGAAATGCAATTCTGGAAACTTCACTCGTGGATGTGTATGGGAAATGCAAGGAGATGGATGATGCTAGGAGGATGTTTGATGAAATTGAGAATCCAAATAATGTTTCATGGAATGTAATCATCAGAAGGTATCTTGACATGGGTGTTGGAAAGGATGTTGTGTCTCTGTTTTCAGAGTTGGTGAGGGCAAATGTGGTGCCTCTGACATTTACTGTATCAAATGCCCTTGTTGCCTGCTTGGCCATTGGTGGGCTCACAGAAGGGCTTCAAATTCACGGATTTTCTATTAAGATTAATGCTGAGATGGATAAGGTGGTTTcaaattctcttattgatttgTATAGAAAATTTGGAGATTTGGTAAGTGCTCGAAGGATTTTTGACTTAATCTGTTCAAAAGATTTGATTCATTGGACTTCGATGTTGTCAGGGTATGCAATGAATGGGAAAACAAGGGAGGCAAGGGACCTCTTCAACGAGATGCCGGAAAAGACTGTGATTTCATGGAATGCAATGCTTGCAGGCTATGTGCATAATAGTGAATGGGATGAAGCTTTACAGCTTATCTTTCTGATGTGCAAACAGACTAGGGACATTGATCATGTTACTCTTGGATTGGTCCTCAATGTGTCTTCTGCCCTTTCAGATATTGGATTGGCGAAACAGGTTCATGGATTCATGTATAGACATGAACTCCACTCCAATTTGTTTGTTGCCAATGCGCTTCTTGATATGTATGGAAAATGTGGGTACTTGAGATGGACAAGAGTATGGTTTCGTGAAATGAGTCGATGGCGGGATGCAATTTCTTGGAATGCTTTATTAACTAGCTATAAGTCCCATAGGATGGGCGAAACAGCAATAGTGAATTTCTCAGACATGCTAGGAGGGACAATACCAAGTAAGTATACTTTTGGAACCCTCTTGGCTGCTTGTGCAAATACTTCTGCTCTGAAACTAGGCAAACAAATCCACGGATACATTATTAGAAATGATTATGAGATGGATATTGTGATTAATGGAGCATTGGTTAACATGTACTCCAAATGTGGTTGTGTTGGCTATGCTCTCGATATTTTTGCCGCAACACCTCAAAAGGATTTGGTTCTCTGGAACTCTTTGATGCTGGGATGTTATCATAATAGGAGGAGTGACTATGTGTTTGAATTATTCGAATTAATGAAGGAGAAGGGAATTAGACCAGACAGTACTACGTTCCAAGCTATATTTCGTGTGTGCATTCGTGAGGGTCATGTACAGTTAGGTAGACAGTATTTTGATTTGATGAGTGATAAATATTGGATTACCCCTAGGTTGGAGCATTATGAATCCATGATTGAACTGTTTGGTCGGCATGGATACTTTGATGAGCTTGAAGATTTCATTAAGAAGTTGCCGATTTCTCCCACCATACAGATGTTAGAGAGAGTTGTTCACTTCTGTAGAGAGCAAAGGAAACTCAAGTTGGGAAGTTGGGCTATTAATCAACTTAAGCAGCTCTcactttaa
- the LOC115999691 gene encoding pentatricopeptide repeat-containing protein At3g26540-like isoform X2 has translation MGANKASILNRLLNVKIVTTNRIEPPRQAEVKALTTTITKHLRSGSLGKAVSVLFAAPFPFPTALYAHLFRTCASNKAAVEVRKVESHLVTFSPNPPLFLLNRAIEAYGKCTCLRDAQDLFDELPQRDGGSWNAMITAYSQNGYAESVLGMFLCMRKSGVSANEITFASVLVSCASLLNVWILRQVHALIVKFGFSGNAILETSLVDVYGKCKEMDDARRMFDEIENPNNVSWNVIIRRYLDMGVGKDVVSLFSELVRANVVPLTFTVSNALVACLAIGGLTEGLQIHGFSIKINAEMDKVVSNSLIDLYRKFGDLVSARRIFDLICSKDLIHWTSMLSGYAMNGKTREARDLFNEMPEKTVISWNAMLAGYVHNSEWDEALQLIFLMCKQTRDIDHVTLGLVLNVSSALSDIGLAKQVHGFMYRHELHSNLFVANALLDMYGKCGYLRWTRVWFREMSRWRDAISWNALLTSYKSHRMGETAIVNFSDMLGGTIPSKYTFGTLLAACANTSALKLGKQIHGYIIRNDYEMDIVINGALVNMYSKCGCVGYALDIFAATPQKDLVLWNSLMLGCYHNRRSDYVFELFELMKEKGIRPDSTTFQAIFRVCIREGQYWITPRLEHYESMIELFGRHGYFDELEDFIKKLPISPTIQMLERVVHFCREQRKLKLGSWAINQLKQLSL, from the exons ATGGGCGCAAACAAGGCCTCAATCTTGAATCGTCTTCTCAACGTTAAGATCGTTACCACTAATCGCATTGAACCACCGCGACAGGCTGAAGTTAAAGCGTTAACCACCACAATCACCAAACACCTCCGCTCTGGCAGTCTTGGAAAGGCCGTCTCCGTCCTCTTTGCTGCCCCATTCCCCTTTCCGACCGCTCTCTACGCTCATCTCTTCAGAACTTGTGCCTCAAACAAAGCCGCTGTCGAGGTCCGGAAAGTGGAGTCCCACTTGGTCACCTTTTCCCCAAACCCGCCACTGTTTTTGCTCAATAGAGCTATTGAAGCTTACGGAAAATGCACCTGCTTGAGGGATGCCCAAGACTTGTTTGATGAATTGCCTCAACGAGACGGCGGGTCTTGGAATGCGATGATTACTGCTTATTCGCAAAATGGGTATGCCGAGAGCGTGTTGGGAATGTTTCTGTGCATGCGTAAGTCAGGGGTTTCTGCTAATGAGATCACATTTGCAAGTGTTCTTGTGTCCTGTGCTTCTCTCTTGAATGTTTGGATTTTGAGACAAGTGCATGCTCTCATTGTGAAGTTTGGCTTCTCTGGAAATGCAATTCTGGAAACTTCACTCGTGGATGTGTATGGGAAATGCAAGGAGATGGATGATGCTAGGAGGATGTTTGATGAAATTGAGAATCCAAATAATGTTTCATGGAATGTAATCATCAGAAGGTATCTTGACATGGGTGTTGGAAAGGATGTTGTGTCTCTGTTTTCAGAGTTGGTGAGGGCAAATGTGGTGCCTCTGACATTTACTGTATCAAATGCCCTTGTTGCCTGCTTGGCCATTGGTGGGCTCACAGAAGGGCTTCAAATTCACGGATTTTCTATTAAGATTAATGCTGAGATGGATAAGGTGGTTTcaaattctcttattgatttgTATAGAAAATTTGGAGATTTGGTAAGTGCTCGAAGGATTTTTGACTTAATCTGTTCAAAAGATTTGATTCATTGGACTTCGATGTTGTCAGGGTATGCAATGAATGGGAAAACAAGGGAGGCAAGGGACCTCTTCAACGAGATGCCGGAAAAGACTGTGATTTCATGGAATGCAATGCTTGCAGGCTATGTGCATAATAGTGAATGGGATGAAGCTTTACAGCTTATCTTTCTGATGTGCAAACAGACTAGGGACATTGATCATGTTACTCTTGGATTGGTCCTCAATGTGTCTTCTGCCCTTTCAGATATTGGATTGGCGAAACAGGTTCATGGATTCATGTATAGACATGAACTCCACTCCAATTTGTTTGTTGCCAATGCGCTTCTTGATATGTATGGAAAATGTGGGTACTTGAGATGGACAAGAGTATGGTTTCGTGAAATGAGTCGATGGCGGGATGCAATTTCTTGGAATGCTTTATTAACTAGCTATAAGTCCCATAGGATGGGCGAAACAGCAATAGTGAATTTCTCAGACATGCTAGGAGGGACAATACCAAGTAAGTATACTTTTGGAACCCTCTTGGCTGCTTGTGCAAATACTTCTGCTCTGAAACTAGGCAAACAAATCCACGGATACATTATTAGAAATGATTATGAGATGGATATTGTGATTAATGGAGCATTGGTTAACATGTACTCCAAATGTGGTTGTGTTGGCTATGCTCTCGATATTTTTGCCGCAACACCTCAAAAGGATTTGGTTCTCTGGAACTCTTTGATGCTGGGATGTTATCATAATAGGAGGAGTGACTATGTGTTTGAATTATTCGAATTAATGAAGGAGAAGGGAATTAGACCAGACAGTACTACGTTCCAAGCTATATTTCGTGTGTGCATTCGTGAGGGTC AATATTGGATTACCCCTAGGTTGGAGCATTATGAATCCATGATTGAACTGTTTGGTCGGCATGGATACTTTGATGAGCTTGAAGATTTCATTAAGAAGTTGCCGATTTCTCCCACCATACAGATGTTAGAGAGAGTTGTTCACTTCTGTAGAGAGCAAAGGAAACTCAAGTTGGGAAGTTGGGCTATTAATCAACTTAAGCAGCTCTcactttaa
- the LOC115999856 gene encoding BAHD acyltransferase DCR-like: MAGETPEEKRVKVLRKSNVKPGKPLGRKECQLVTFDLPYLAFFYNQKLLVYCGAGAGEFEEAVERLKDGLAVVLEEFYQLAGKLGKDEEGVFRVEYDDDMDGVEVAVAAADAVAVADLINEEGTAVFKELIPYTQILNLEGLHRPLLSVQLTKLKDGVAIGLAFNHAVLDGMSTWHFMSSWAEICRGAHSISVPPFLDRTKSRNTKVKLNLSKPSDAPEHAKSAVNGVDPTDAKPGPPKLREKVFKFSDSAIDKIKAHVNANASDGSKPFSTFQSLSTHVWHAVTRARQLKPEDYTVFTVFADCRKRVDPPMPESYFGNLIQAIFTVTAAGTLLANPPEFAAALIQKAIDSHDAKTIEARNKEWENNPKIFEFKDAGMNCVAVGSSPRFKVYEVDFGFGKPESVRSGSNNRFDGMLYLYQGKNGGRSIDVEITLEASAMDKLEKDKEFLMIMDS; encoded by the exons ATGGCGGGCGAAACCCCTGAGGAAAAGAGAGTGAAAGTGCTGAGAAAAAGCAACGTGAAACCCGGGAAGCCGTTGGGGAGAAAAGAGTGCCAGCTGGTCACCTTTGATCTGCCGTATTTGGCCTTTTTTTACAACCAGAAGTTGCTGGTTTACTGCGGCGCCGGAGCCGGAGAGTTTGAGGAGGCGGTGGAGAGGCTGAAGGATGGGCTGGCGGTTGTGCTGGAGGAGTTTTACCAGCTGGCCGGAAAACTGGGGAAAGATGAGGAGGGGGTGTTTAGAGTGGAGTACGACGACGACATGGACGGCGTCGAggtggcggtggcggcggcggaTGCGGTGGCGGTAGCGGACCTCATTAATGAAGAAGGAACCGCCGTGTTCAAGGAGCTGATCCCTTACACACAAATCTTGAACTTGGAGGGGCTTCACCGCCCACTCCTCTCTGTGCAG CTCACAAAACTTAAAGATGGAGTTGCAATTGGATTAGCATTTAATCATGCGGTGCTGGATGGGATGTCCACGTGGCACTTCATGAGTTCGTGGGCTGAGATTTGTCGCGGGGCCCACTCCATCTCGGTCCCACCATTCCTCGACCGCACCAAATCTCGGAACACCAAAGTGAAGCTCAACCTCTCCAAGCCATCGGACGCACCAGAGCACGCCAAGTCAGCAGTCAACGGCGTCGACCCCACAGATGCAAAACCGGGCCCACCAAAACTCCGGGAAAAAGTCTTCAAGTTCTCCGACTCAGCAATCGACAAGATCAAGGCCCACGTCAACGCCAACGCATCCGACGGCTCCAAACCCTTCTCCACCTTCCAGTCCCTCTCCACGCACGTATGGCACGCGGTCACACGCGCCCGCCAGCTCAAGCCCGAGGACTACACCGTCTTCACCGTGTTCGCCGACTGCCGCAAGCGCGTGGACCCCCCGATGCCGGAGAGCTACTTCGGGAACCTGATCCAGGCCATTTTCACCGTCACCGCCGCCGGAACCCTCCTCGCAAACCCGCCGGAGTTCGCGGCGGCGCTCATTCAGAAAGCCATCGACTCCCACGACGCGAAAACCATCGAAGCACGCAACAAAGAATGGGAAAACAACCCTAAGATCTTCGAATTTAAGGACGCCGGCATGAATTGCGTTGCCGTCGGAAGTTCGCCGCGTTTTAAGGTGTACGAGGTTGATTTCGGGTTCGGAAAGCCCGAGAGTGTTCGGAGCGGGTCGAACAATAGATTCGATGGGATGCTGTACTTGTATCAAGGGAAAAATGGAGGGAGAAGCATTGACGTGGAGATCACGTTGGAGGCTAGCGCCATGGATAAGCTGGAGAAGGATAAAGAGTTCTTGATGATCATGGATTCTTAA
- the LOC115998673 gene encoding protein DETOXIFICATION 35 produces the protein MEAPLLNGFSSDRSHRLYADDGDYRPARGLRTWWEVFCIETVKLWIIGGPIAFNIICQYGTNSATNIFVGHLGNIELSSISIAQSVIGTFSFGFMLGMGSALETLCGQAFGAGQVHMLGIYMQRSIVILFVTCIILLPIYLFATPLLKLLGQEDEIAVLAGEYAILIIPQLFSLSVTFPTQKFLQAQSKVNVLAWIGFLVLLLNVLLLWVFVCLFSWGTTGAALAFDLSNWVIAIAQFVYVVRWCKDGWKGLSWTALNDIWAFVRLSLASAIMLCLEIWYMMSIIILTGHLDNAVIAVGSLSICMNVNGWEAMLFIGINAAISVRVSNELGLGHPRATKYSVYVTVFQSLLIGILCTVIVLATRNHMAIIFTDSKEMQQAVAKLAGLLGITMVLNSVQPVISGVAVGGGWQALVAYINLGSYYIFGLPLGFVLGYVANLGVTGLWAGMIAGAGMQTLLLLIVLYKTNWTNEVKQTTERMKKWGGQDINVGEKSPDHLASCNNEP, from the exons ATGGAGGCGCCGTTGCTCAACGGCTTCTCCAGCGACCGGAGCCACCGCCTGTACGCGGATGACGGTGACTACCGCCCCGCCAGAGGGCTGAGGACGTGGTGGGAGGTTTTCTGCATCGAAACGGTTAAGCTTTGGATAATCGGCGGCCCTATTGCGTTCAACATCATTTGCCAGTACGGCACGAACTCCGCTACGAATATTTTCGTCGGCCATCTCGGCAATATTGAGCTCTCATCTATCTCCATCGCTCAGTCGGTTATCGGCACTTTCTCCTTTGGCTTTATG CTTGGAATGGGGAGTGCATTGGAGACGCTGTGTGGACAGGCATTTGGAGCAGGGCAAGTTCATATGCTAGGGATTTATATGCAACGCTCAATTGTTATTCTCTTTGTAACTTGTATTATTCTTTTGCCTATTTACTTGTTTGCAACTCCATTGCTTAAGTTGCTTGGGCAAGAAGATGAAATTGCTGTTTTAGCTGGGGAGTATGCCATCCTAATCATCCCTCAGCTATTTTCCCTTTCTGTCACTTTTCCCACCCAAAAGTTTCTTCAGGCACAGAGTAAGGTGAATGTGCTTGCCTGGATTGGATTCTTGGTGCTGCTCCTTAATGTTCTTTTACTTTGGGTATTCGTTTGTTTGTTCAGCTGGGGTACGACTGGCGCTGCCTTGGCGTTTGATCTTTCGAATTGGGTCATCGCGATAGCCCAATTTGTGTATGTTGTTAGGTGGTGTAAGGATGGGTGGAAGGGGTTGTCTTGGACTGCTTTGAATGATATTTGGGCATTTGTTAGGCTCTCTCTTGCTTCTGCAATTATGCTCTGCCTTGAGATTTGGTATATGATGAGCATTATCATCCTTACTGGCCATCTTGACAATGCTGTGATTGCAGTTGGCTCCCTTTCTATTTG CATGAACGTTAATGGTTGGGAAGCCATGTTGTTCATTGGAATCAATGCTGCCATTAG TGTTCGAGTCTCAAACGAGCTTGGCCTAGGGCATCCAAGAGCAACCAAATATTCAGTCTATGTCACAGTTTTTCAGTCTCTCCTAATTGGTATACTTTGCACGGTTATTGTACTGGCCACTCGAAACCATATGGCCATCATATTCACAGATAGCAAGGAAATGCAGCAAGCAGTTGCCAAACTTGCAGGCCTGCTGGGAATAACAATGGTTCTCAACAGTGTCCAGCCTGTTATTTCAG GTGTTGCAGTGGGAGGAGGATGGCAAGCTCTAGTGGCTTACATAAACTTGGGCTCATATTACATATTTGGTCTTCCTCTTGGATTTGTTCTTGGATATGTGGCTAATCTAGGAGTCACG GGACTTTGGGCAGGGATGATAGCAGGGGCTGGTATGCAGACTTTGCTACTACTGATTGTTCTTTACAAAACCAATTGGACTAATGAG GTTAAGCAGACGACAGAACGCATGAAGAAATGGGGAGGACAAGACATTAACGTCGGTGAGAAATCACCTGATCATCTTGCATCATGCAACAATGAACCTTAA